In one window of Episyrphus balteatus chromosome 3, idEpiBalt1.1, whole genome shotgun sequence DNA:
- the LOC129914704 gene encoding peroxidase-like, which translates to MNMQWGQVVAADFSRVANGSTSSHFVGCCSSEFRYLEKNPEICFNLDIPPEDRFNLQYGNECMDFIRTLTDEGTNCNYNGGPVEQLNAVTSYMDLSKLYGNTPSAIRNFRTFQRGRLNVKERNGYQYLMKNPMPTTSCEIDEENGICYEGRDVRVNSSPGVTILETMFLREHNRLAGELEKLNPHWTDELLFQEARRILTAQYQHINYYELLPIFLGRENMLRNKLIYDVPGDYHVNDYDPNVDATTLNEFATAAFRHFHSQCEGRLDLMSESRNINASVRLGDWFAAPQIIELGDNFDLLSRGMGTQPQQLTDINIDVEIKHLLFARDKPFGLDLRAIDTHRGRDHGLASYNDLREYCGIKRANNWEDFLDLINPYSVEGLKAFYNSPEDVDLNVGGSLEDLVPGTLAGPTFLCILIEQVYRTRVGDRFFYENDNPRTGFTKEQLREIRKASAARIMCDNGNQIQTMQRQAFITVSKTNPIVSCEELPELDLSKWIDTLIDLK; encoded by the exons ATGAATATGCAATGGGGTCAAGTAGTTGCTGCAGATTTCAGTCGGGTGGCAAATGGTTCTACATCAA GTCACTTTGTGGGTTGTTGTTCATCTGAATTTCGCTACCTCGAAAAAAATCCTGAAATTTGTTTCAATCTTGATATTCCACCCGAAGACCGTTTCAATTTACAATACGGAAATGAATGCATGGATTTCATTAGAACTTTAACCGATGAAGGTACAAATTGTAATTACAATGGCGGACCAGTAGAACAATTGAATGCAGTTACCAGTTACATGGACTTGTCGAAGCTTTATGGTAATACACCTTCGGCAATTAGAAATTTTCGTACTTTTCAAAGAGGTCGTTTGAATGTCAAAGAACGAAACGGCTACCAATATCTAATGAAAAATCCAATGCCTACTACATCCTGTGAAATTGACGAAGAGAATGGAATTTGTTATGAAGGTCGTGATGTACGAGTGAATTCATCACCGGGTGTAACCATTTTGGAAACAATGTTTCTCCGGGAACACAATCGCTTAGCTGGCGAATTGGAAAAGTTGAATCCACATTGGACGGATGAATTGTTGTTTCAGGAAGCTAGAAGAATTTTAACTGCACAATACCAACACATAAACTACTACGAATTGTTGCCAATCTTTTTGGGTCGGGAAAATATGCTGAGAAATAAGTTGATCTATGATGTGCCAGGGGATTATCATGTCAATGATTATGATCCTAATGTTGATGCAACTACTCTAAATGAATTTGCTACTGCTGCTTTTAGGCATTTTCATTCACAATGCGAGGGTCGTTTGGA TTTGATGTCGGAATCGAGAAATATAAATGCTTCTGTGCGTTTAGGTGATTGGTTTGCTGCACCTCAAATTATTGAACTAGGTGATAACTTCGATTTGCTTTCTAGAGGAATGGGAACACAACCACAACAGCTAACTGATATCAATATTGATGTAGAG ATTAAACATTTGTTGTTTGCAAGAGACAAACCATTTGGTTTGGATCTTCGAGCAATTGATACTCATCGTGGACGAGATCACGGTTTAGCTTCCTACAACGATTTAAGGGAATATTGTGGCATCAAGAGGGCCAACAATTGGGAGGATTTCTTAGATCTCATAAATCCTTAT AGCGTTGAAGgattaaaagctttttataacaGTCCTGAAGATGTCGATCTAAATGTTGGTGGATCATTAGAGGATCTTGTACCAGGAACATTAGCTGGTCCAACatttttatgcattttaatTGAACAGGTTTATCGAACTCGAGTTGGTGATCGGTTCTTTTATGAGAATGATAATCCCAGGACAGGATTTACAAAAG AGCAACTAAGAGAGATTCGCAAGGCTAGTGCGGCTAGAATAATGTGTGATAATGGAAATCAAATTCAGACAATGCAGCGCCAAGCTTTCATAACTGTTTCAAAAAC AAATCCAATTGTGTCGTGTGAGGAGCTTCCAGAACTTGACTTATCAAAATGGATTGATACATTGATAGATTTAAAATAA